AAAGTGCACTCTGAGGACTCCATGTGTGTACAGCCTTCTGCTGAGAGCCATCCTCCTCTTCCCTCCAggcttttctctctgtcactgCCATTCTGCAACCAAGAGGGGCTGCAAATAACCCCTTCCACCACTTCCAAACCCCAAGTGGCAGGACCCTTTTTGCTCAGACATTTCAAACTGCATTGAACTCCTTCGATAATTTCAGCACCACTCCCTGATGACTTCAATAAAATGCTATGCAATATTTCCACTCACGCTGCAGCGGGAAAGGAAAGTCAAAAGCAGTCTACCAGATCCCATTAAATAGCATGAGTAATCCTACAGTTGGAGCAATGCTTCCACACGTGAAAGGCACACTCACGCTAGCACCCCTACGATCATGAAATGCCATGTGGGTTACATCAATAATCAAAACTGGATTGGCCACCATCACTGGGACTCCCATGATGCTGAAGCTATTAGCAGTATAGAACCAAATTTTGTGGCCATTGTGTTTTGCATGCTATCACATTGTATAAAGTTAAACATCAACATGCAGAACCAAGTATCAAAGTAAGTATAGTATATTGAATATTACGTTTTGTTCACTTGAggctgccaatttgcacatgtaccagcagagggaaTACACTAAGAAGAGAAAGTAATGATCCATGTTTAATAGCTCACACAATTCTAATTTTAAATGCCTCTGGATTGAGTCCCTGCCTCATGTTGGTAGACATCACGATGTATATAATGGATGCAAGGCCTAGAAGAATCCCAGTCATTTCTGGCGTTTGTGGGAAGAAGGTGCAGATGCAAGGCCATGGCATGAACAATTGGCAGCCAAACCATGGCTGGTGTTTTCCTGAGTTGGGCTGGTGAGCCAGGCGGACAGCTCAATGTATCCTGAATACAGGAGGAGCAAGGTGCTATGCATCATGTCCGGACTGCCAAGAGAGTGACAGGAAGGAGGAGCGTGGCTTGAGTGGGGCCACACTGGGTTGTGAGTTCAGATACACCCTGTTCTCTTGCAGGAAGAGAGAAGCCTGGATTCAGAGCAACCTGGAGAAGGAGTACTTTATGGAACAGAGTTTAAAACTTGCCATCTGCCTCCACCTGTACCCTAGATTCCAGATTGAGGTATTTATGATGGTTCTGGAGAATGATGGTACCACTGTGGTAGCTGTTTTGACTTGTGCCTCCATTATGCTGGCAGAAGTGGCCATCAAGATGTCTGATGTGGTGGTGGGTTGCTCCTTGAGGCAGTGTGGAAATGTCTCCTTTCTGGATCTGATTACAGCTGAGAAGTATCATGTATCCAGCCTCCATGAAGGAGAAGCTTGACTGTGGCATTACTGTTCACCCTTAATTGGATCTCAGGGTTGGTGTTCAAAGGAGAGTGGGGGAGCAGACATTGGTGGAAGCATTCAAGGCTCATGTTGAGGGCTGTCAGAAGCTATTCACATGAGTCCAGCAGCATCTAAACAGATCGATTGAGAGGAATATCCCAGTTTGTCAATAAGGCTTAGATGTTCTCTGATGGACATTCCAGTAAATACTTGTCTAAAAATGTCTGAATACATAGCTTCCTGTCCTAAGAACTTCACAGTAGGTATAATGCTTTGAGTTATCTGGCAGTTCATGTGTAAAATTGGGCAGTGTTGATGATTTCCTGGGTACTGGGTATTGTTGATTATCAGTAGAAAATTTAGACCGCAGAAGGCTATTTGACACATTGGCTGGAactctccgacctcacctgcagctgggattctccactcccgctgcagcgaatgaagatatggctgagcaccaaattttccattcttgctggcagcgggagTGGGGcatgcaagactggagaattccagccattgtgtttaCCAAGAAAAGGCTATCTAGTATAATCCCTCTTTGCAGCTCATTTTCATATGGCCATTTTGCCTCCTGTAAAAATCCCTTTCACTTTACAAAGAAAATCGCAGATGTAATTCATCATCAACTAAGATTTATGGAAGTATATATTTACTTTCAAAGAATGCTCACAACGTGATTGTATGAAGGTGCCCAACAGTATCAATGGGAAACTGAACACAAGGCTCCAAACATCAGTGAGGCATGGGTCACTTGCTTTGTTTTTTCTTTACATCCAAATATTGGTGACAATTGCAAAGCCACATTTAtgacatccgcccccccccccccccccccccccaagtgctCTGTCCCCTTCCTGATCTGCTGGCATCATTGTGGTCACAGTGAAAGGGAAGCAATTCCAGGATGTGCAGTGATAAATGTTCAAGCCAGGATGTCGTTTGACTTGGCGCAGTACTTGAAGACAATCATGCCCAGGTGATCCCATCTCCCTCATTTCCACTCCCTCTAACCCAAGGGACGCAGACTTGAAAGGATAGGTGGACAACTAGTTTAACCACACACTGCCAGCCCTGACTGGACTACTTAAAACACTATTGGTCCTGCTTCAATCTGCTAAAACTGCTCGTTGAGGACCACCTGCTTATCCTGTTCTTTCTGAAGGGAGTGTTCACTTCATTCATTTGTGGTACAAACTCAATTTTTATTTTTCCttgtgatcagtcatgatccttcTGGGAGTTGAAGACATCTGTCCCTGTCATTTGGATGTTCCCCATCAGTTGGCTCACCTTGTAGTTTGCCTTTTATTGTGACACTACTCTTTTCAGTGCATTTTAAGGGATGACTTAAAGCAGGAAAGTAATGTTGAGATGTTTAGTGGGGtcggagagggagtgggggggggagggggtgtgtggggactTGGGTGGTTGCTCCAGAGCTTCAGATCAAGGCAGCTAAGCCACCAATGAGAATTGGGAATGCGCAAGAGGCCTAAAACAGAGGGTTGCAAGTATTTCCAAGGATTATAGGGCTGGAGAAGCTTCTGAgattatggagggatttgaaaacaaggatgagaattttaaggaCAAGTCATTACTTGACCcagagccaatgtagatcagcctGCACAGGAGTGATGGGGGATTGGGATTTGCTACAACACGCAGGCAGCAGAATTTTAGATGACCTCAAgattatggagggtagaatgtgtgAGACTATGCAACCAAAAGT
This region of Mustelus asterias chromosome 19, sMusAst1.hap1.1, whole genome shotgun sequence genomic DNA includes:
- the exosc6 gene encoding LOW QUALITY PROTEIN: exosome complex component MTR3 (The sequence of the model RefSeq protein was modified relative to this genomic sequence to represent the inferred CDS: inserted 1 base in 1 codon; deleted 3 bases in 2 codons; substituted 2 bases at 2 genomic stop codons), whose translation is MAQWGDNQFGNSTPPFHIGNKKNPSHFWRLWEEGADARPWHEQLAAKPWLVFSXVGLVSQADSSMYPEYRRSKVLCIMSGCQESDRKEERGLSGATLGCEFRYTLFSCRKREAWIQSNLEKEYFMEQSLKLAICLHLYPRFQIEVFMMVLENDGTTVVAVLTCASIMLAEVAIKMSDVVVGCSLRQCGNVSFLDLITAEKYHVSSLHEGSLTVALLFTLNWISGLVFKGEWXEQTLVEAFKAHVEGCQKLFTXVQQHLNRSIERNIPVCQ